The Muricauda sp. SCSIO 65647 genome includes a region encoding these proteins:
- a CDS encoding serine/threonine dehydratase, protein MELTLSDIEDANRRIGPYINHTPILSSSLLNMWLGHDIFFKCENFQKVGAFKARGGVNAVSWSLENGERPKRLVANSSGNHAQAVAYAAKQFDIPATIFMPKYSSKVKIQATEGYGANVVLSETRDITDELVREAAMEEGVFWVPPYNHGQVICGQGTSAYEAFCEVKDIDAVFAPCGGGGLLSGTYIAAKGLSPKTKVIGVEPFNANDAAESLRKGSIQRLSGVPNTLADGAMTMAVGDITFEYLKKLDDFYEIEEEHIVYWTQWLTHLLKCRIEPTSAMTMEAVCRWLKSQKTKQRVLVIISGGNIDQVTTSRIWERDRLQRPPKI, encoded by the coding sequence ATGGAGTTGACACTTTCTGACATTGAAGACGCCAACAGGCGTATAGGCCCTTACATCAATCATACCCCGATTCTTTCTTCTTCATTGCTGAACATGTGGTTGGGGCATGACATTTTTTTCAAGTGTGAGAATTTTCAAAAAGTTGGGGCTTTTAAGGCAAGGGGCGGGGTCAACGCTGTTTCTTGGTCATTAGAGAACGGTGAACGCCCAAAACGATTGGTGGCCAACAGTTCGGGCAACCATGCACAGGCCGTCGCCTATGCGGCAAAGCAGTTTGACATTCCCGCAACCATCTTTATGCCGAAATACTCATCAAAAGTGAAGATTCAAGCAACCGAAGGGTATGGGGCAAATGTAGTTTTAAGCGAAACCCGTGATATCACTGATGAACTGGTTCGCGAAGCGGCTATGGAAGAAGGGGTATTTTGGGTGCCTCCCTATAACCATGGGCAAGTCATATGTGGTCAGGGCACTTCAGCTTATGAAGCCTTTTGTGAAGTAAAAGACATCGATGCGGTCTTTGCCCCTTGTGGTGGTGGTGGACTACTTTCGGGCACCTATATTGCCGCTAAAGGGTTATCACCAAAAACCAAGGTAATAGGGGTCGAGCCCTTCAATGCGAACGACGCCGCCGAATCGTTGCGAAAAGGGAGCATTCAGCGATTGTCTGGTGTGCCCAATACCTTGGCCGATGGGGCCATGACCATGGCCGTAGGTGACATTACCTTTGAATATTTAAAAAAATTGGACGATTTCTACGAAATCGAAGAAGAGCATATCGTGTATTGGACACAATGGCTCACCCATCTGTTGAAGTGTCGAATTGAGCCCACCAGTGCCATGACCATGGAGGCCGTTTGCCGTTGGTTAAAGAGCCAAAAAACGAAACAACGGGTATTGGTCATAATTTCAGGTGGAAACATTGATCAGGTGACCACTTCAAGAATTTGGGAAAGGGATCGTTTGCAAAGGCCACCAAAAATCTAG
- a CDS encoding thioredoxin family protein: protein MRKKLPILFLIASVSLCAQDWSPTFSEAVMVAKEKDKPIILVFSGSDWCAPCIKLDKNIWGSQEFKNYAAAHYVLYKADFPRKKRNRLNEMQATQNRQLAEKYNPDGFFPLVVVLNKNEEVLGVTAYKKVTPIEYVAHLNSFLK from the coding sequence ATGAGAAAGAAGTTGCCCATACTGTTCCTTATAGCTTCAGTTTCCCTTTGTGCACAGGATTGGAGCCCTACTTTTTCTGAAGCGGTGATGGTGGCAAAAGAAAAAGACAAGCCCATTATCTTAGTGTTTTCGGGTTCTGATTGGTGTGCTCCATGCATTAAATTGGATAAGAATATTTGGGGCTCACAAGAATTCAAAAACTATGCCGCTGCACACTATGTATTGTACAAAGCTGATTTTCCTAGGAAAAAAAGAAACCGATTGAATGAAATGCAAGCGACCCAAAACCGACAGCTGGCAGAGAAGTACAATCCGGACGGATTCTTTCCTTTGGTGGTCGTACTCAATAAAAACGAAGAGGTGCTGGGCGTAACGGCGTACAAAAAGGTAACGCCGATAGAATATGTGGCCCATTTAAACAGCTTTTTGAAATGA
- the prfA gene encoding peptide chain release factor 1, translated as MLDKLNIIKQRFDEVSDLIIQPYIITDQKRYIKLNKEYKDLKVLVDKREKYIELTNNISEAEEIIADGSDAEMVEMAKLQLEEAKEALPNLEEEIKFLLIPKDPEDEKDVVMEIRAGTGGDEASIFAGDLYRMYAKYCESRGWRTNIIDLSEGTSGGYKEIQFEVTGDDVYGTLKFEAGVHRVQRVPQTETQGRVHTSAATVMVLPEAEDFDVQIDPKDVRIDYFCSSGPGGQSVNTTYSAVRLTHIPTGLVAQCQDEKSQHKNKDKAFRVLRSRLYDLELAKRQEEDAAKRNSQVSSGDRSAKIRTYNYPQGRVTDHRIGLTLYDLQNIINGDLQKIIDELMLVENTEKLKEASEIL; from the coding sequence ATGCTTGATAAACTAAACATCATAAAACAACGTTTCGATGAGGTTTCTGACCTGATCATTCAGCCTTATATCATTACCGACCAAAAGCGCTACATCAAGCTCAACAAAGAATATAAAGATTTAAAGGTCTTGGTCGATAAGCGTGAAAAATATATCGAGTTGACCAATAATATTTCCGAAGCTGAAGAAATCATAGCTGATGGTAGTGATGCCGAAATGGTCGAAATGGCCAAACTACAGCTTGAAGAGGCCAAGGAAGCCTTGCCAAATCTTGAAGAGGAAATCAAGTTTCTTTTGATTCCGAAAGACCCAGAAGACGAAAAAGATGTAGTGATGGAGATCCGCGCCGGTACCGGTGGTGATGAGGCCAGTATTTTTGCGGGCGACTTATACCGAATGTATGCCAAATACTGTGAGTCAAGAGGTTGGAGGACGAATATCATCGATTTGAGCGAGGGTACCAGCGGAGGGTACAAAGAGATACAGTTCGAGGTCACGGGTGACGATGTGTATGGCACCCTGAAGTTTGAAGCAGGTGTGCACCGTGTGCAACGTGTGCCACAGACCGAGACCCAAGGTAGGGTGCATACCAGTGCTGCCACAGTGATGGTGCTGCCCGAGGCCGAAGATTTTGATGTGCAGATCGACCCTAAAGATGTACGTATCGATTATTTCTGTTCTTCGGGCCCAGGTGGGCAATCGGTGAACACCACATATTCCGCGGTAAGATTGACCCATATCCCTACCGGGTTGGTGGCACAATGCCAAGACGAAAAATCACAGCATAAGAACAAAGACAAGGCTTTTAGAGTGTTGCGATCTCGCCTGTATGACCTCGAGTTGGCCAAAAGACAAGAAGAAGATGCCGCCAAGAGAAACTCTCAGGTAAGCAGTGGCGATCGATCGGCCAAGATACGTACATATAATTATCCCCAAGGGCGGGTAACCGATCACCGAATAGGGCTTACACTGTACGATTTACAGAATATCATAAACGGTGATCTGCAGAAGATTATCGATGAGTTGATGTTGGTCGAGAATACCGAAAAATTGAAAGAGGCTTCAGAAATATTGTAA
- a CDS encoding DUF1080 domain-containing protein — protein MKYKLTVLYLFFLLIIGCKGKTEKDIPNWHTKKKAIENKVHNQLLNVEKEQGWALLFDGKSLNGWHLYNKPDSTAFSAWEVTDGMLYCNATDETKVFGDLVTDKAFENYELVFEWQMALRGNGGVFINVQEAPEFSATYLTGPEYQLLEPAHMDTNNPKKRPGCLWGISVQKNEVEAKPNGQWNTSKIIQKDGRIEFYLNGKLTAQEDLKAAEWTQKVANSNFADNPDFGKATQGQLALQNWYFDVWFRNMKIKEL, from the coding sequence ATGAAATACAAATTGACCGTTTTATACCTTTTTTTCCTCTTAATCATAGGCTGTAAGGGAAAAACTGAAAAGGATATACCTAATTGGCATACCAAAAAAAAGGCCATTGAGAATAAGGTTCACAACCAACTATTGAATGTGGAAAAAGAACAGGGCTGGGCCTTGTTGTTCGACGGCAAGTCATTGAATGGTTGGCACCTATACAATAAACCCGATTCTACCGCTTTTTCAGCTTGGGAGGTGACAGACGGAATGCTTTACTGCAATGCCACCGATGAAACCAAAGTGTTCGGCGATCTGGTCACCGACAAGGCATTTGAAAACTACGAACTCGTTTTTGAGTGGCAAATGGCCCTTAGGGGCAATGGGGGTGTATTTATCAATGTACAAGAAGCTCCAGAATTTTCAGCGACCTATCTAACCGGACCTGAATATCAACTATTGGAACCTGCCCATATGGACACGAACAACCCGAAAAAAAGACCCGGTTGCCTATGGGGAATATCCGTTCAGAAAAATGAAGTCGAGGCCAAACCCAATGGCCAATGGAATACCTCCAAAATCATTCAAAAAGATGGAAGAATTGAATTTTATCTCAATGGCAAATTGACGGCCCAAGAAGACTTGAAAGCTGCTGAATGGACGCAAAAAGTTGCGAATAGCAATTTTGCCGATAATCCTGATTTTGGCAAGGCCACACAAGGGCAACTAGCGTTACAAAACTGGTATTTTGATGTTTGGTTCAGAAATATGAAGATCAAGGAACTCTAA
- a CDS encoding ubiquinol-cytochrome c reductase iron-sulfur subunit, whose amino-acid sequence MERKQFLRSIGAGAAFALTFPCLNGCSSDGEDLETFPEPTGIDFTIDLTSSEAAPLANNGGYIAVKSDPQLTYLDIVVARNLEGDLVAASKICSHQQTEEVRFITEDGGIFNCTTHGSRFAQDGTPLNSITNNPLKVFNTELNGEILRVFE is encoded by the coding sequence ATGGAACGGAAACAATTTTTGCGCAGTATAGGTGCTGGTGCCGCTTTTGCCCTTACTTTTCCTTGTTTGAACGGTTGTTCATCAGATGGTGAAGATCTTGAAACCTTCCCCGAACCCACAGGTATTGATTTTACCATTGACCTTACCTCTTCAGAGGCCGCGCCCTTGGCAAATAATGGTGGGTACATTGCGGTCAAATCAGATCCACAATTGACCTATCTCGACATCGTGGTGGCCCGAAATCTTGAAGGGGACCTGGTCGCGGCAAGTAAGATTTGCAGCCACCAGCAAACTGAAGAGGTGCGTTTTATCACCGAAGATGGCGGAATATTCAACTGTACCACGCATGGATCGCGTTTTGCCCAAGATGGTACACCTCTGAACAGTATCACCAATAACCCCTTAAAGGTTTTCAATACCGAACTCAACGGTGAAATCTTACGAGTTTTTGAATAA
- a CDS encoding ATP-binding cassette domain-containing protein codes for MILEIDSVELSFGERQILYGIYVKAEKGKVTGILGKNGSGKTCLMRIIFGSLIPKHKSLRIDGDFLKIPLFLKNDITYLPQHQLLPMNLTLQKAFKWYKISFDDFIDKFKSFKKYCDKKAHELSSGELRVVETYLILNSRKGIILLDEPFSFIAPLYVEKFKHLIHEKKNSSAIIITDHFYRDILEVSDLMYFLKNGCSKMVTSEKDLQNEGYLIAARNLQ; via the coding sequence TTGATACTTGAGATAGACAGCGTTGAATTGAGTTTTGGTGAAAGGCAGATTCTTTACGGAATCTACGTAAAGGCCGAAAAAGGAAAAGTAACGGGCATTCTGGGCAAAAATGGTAGTGGAAAAACATGTCTCATGCGCATTATTTTTGGCAGTCTAATCCCAAAACATAAAAGCCTTCGCATTGATGGAGATTTTTTGAAAATACCCTTATTCCTAAAAAATGACATTACCTATCTACCTCAGCATCAATTACTTCCTATGAACTTAACGCTCCAAAAAGCTTTCAAATGGTATAAGATATCGTTTGATGACTTTATCGATAAATTCAAATCATTCAAGAAATATTGCGACAAAAAAGCACATGAGCTTTCATCTGGCGAACTGAGGGTGGTTGAAACTTATCTGATACTAAATTCAAGAAAAGGAATCATTTTATTGGATGAGCCGTTTTCTTTTATAGCACCTCTTTACGTCGAAAAGTTCAAACATCTCATCCATGAAAAAAAGAATAGCTCGGCAATCATCATCACCGACCATTTTTATCGCGACATTTTAGAAGTAAGTGATCTGATGTACTTTCTCAAAAATGGCTGCTCAAAAATGGTGACCTCAGAAAAAGACTTACAAAATGAGGGGTATCTAATCGCAGCACGCAACCTTCAATAA
- a CDS encoding DUF3570 domain-containing protein, with product MRTITAILVFFVFLTGNSQQTGSSYKKRVLETSEIDLLFSYYDQDGQNAAVTGGEGTEELTDATSAIVLRLPMNEDDILTVDIGLSAYTSASSSNVNPLDGNNLNVSPFDASSGESRKDQLVHINPSYQHSSDDRNTIWSANAYFSNEYDYNSVGFGGSYTRLFNEKNTEISIGAQVYLDNWNPQYPIELREGFFDDRITGNGVYNPNFQEFDNTNRNSYALSLSFSQILGKRWQGSLFVDLVRQNGLLSTPFQRVYFSNIEDFFIDDFQLADDVERLPDSRFKIPFGGRLNVFISDALILRTYYRFYWDDWGIVSHTANLEVPVKLNDKFTLYPLYRYYTQTAADYFYQKEAALSTFEFYTSDHDLSAYDAHQYGLGFRYTDIFTKATILSFGLKTIDLRFNQYDRSDGLNAFIISLGTTFISN from the coding sequence TTGAGAACAATAACGGCTATACTTGTTTTTTTTGTGTTCCTGACAGGAAACTCACAACAAACCGGTTCCTCTTACAAGAAAAGGGTACTTGAAACCAGTGAAATTGATTTGCTTTTCAGTTATTATGACCAAGATGGCCAAAATGCTGCGGTTACTGGTGGCGAGGGTACCGAAGAATTGACCGATGCCACATCAGCAATTGTGTTACGGTTGCCCATGAATGAAGATGATATATTGACAGTCGATATCGGTCTGTCTGCTTACACTTCGGCTTCATCGAGCAACGTGAATCCGTTAGATGGCAATAATTTGAATGTAAGCCCATTTGATGCCTCATCGGGCGAGTCGAGAAAAGATCAATTGGTACATATCAACCCCAGTTATCAGCACAGCTCTGACGATCGAAACACCATCTGGAGTGCGAATGCCTATTTTTCAAATGAATATGATTATAATTCTGTGGGATTCGGGGGGAGTTATACCCGGCTTTTCAACGAAAAGAATACCGAAATCTCAATAGGTGCACAGGTTTATTTAGATAATTGGAACCCTCAATACCCCATAGAGCTTCGCGAAGGATTTTTTGATGACCGCATCACGGGAAACGGGGTGTACAACCCAAATTTTCAAGAGTTTGACAACACCAATAGAAACTCTTATGCACTTTCACTTTCATTTTCGCAAATTTTGGGTAAACGGTGGCAAGGGTCTTTATTTGTTGATTTGGTGCGCCAAAATGGGCTTTTGAGTACTCCGTTTCAACGCGTCTATTTTTCGAATATCGAAGACTTTTTTATCGATGACTTTCAGTTGGCCGATGATGTCGAGCGATTGCCAGACAGTAGGTTCAAGATTCCTTTTGGGGGGCGTTTGAACGTATTTATTAGCGATGCCCTGATTTTGAGAACCTACTACCGCTTTTATTGGGATGATTGGGGCATTGTTTCGCATACCGCTAATTTAGAAGTTCCGGTAAAACTGAATGACAAGTTTACACTCTATCCGCTATATCGCTATTATACACAAACAGCTGCGGATTATTTCTATCAAAAAGAGGCCGCACTTTCGACTTTTGAATTTTATACTTCCGATCATGACCTTTCAGCCTACGATGCCCATCAATATGGCCTAGGGTTTCGGTACACCGATATCTTCACAAAGGCCACTATTTTGAGTTTTGGTTTGAAGACGATCGATCTGCGCTTTAACCAGTATGATCGTAGCGATGGCCTTAATGCTTTCATTATCTCATTGGGAACAACTTTTATCAGTAACTGA
- a CDS encoding DUF4266 domain-containing protein, with product MRGFILIVVVVLFLSSCVAVKEYDKVYLNDMEMQLGAKFSERFETNFQVYREAAAGANGGKTGGGCGCN from the coding sequence ATGCGCGGATTTATTTTGATAGTGGTCGTTGTACTTTTTCTAAGCTCTTGCGTGGCGGTCAAAGAATATGATAAGGTCTATCTGAACGATATGGAAATGCAGTTGGGCGCCAAATTTTCTGAACGTTTCGAAACCAACTTCCAGGTATATCGCGAAGCTGCTGCCGGTGCGAACGGCGGCAAGACAGGTGGGGGATGCGGATGTAACTGA
- a CDS encoding glutamine synthetase III, with protein MSKIRFDALAESHKRTAITIEEKGKRSELFAKNVFNDEKMLQFLSGEAYIKVKDAIFSGKKIDRKIADQVAEGMKAWALSLGATHYTHWFQPLTGATAEKHDAFFDLLPDGRAMEKFGGSQLVQQEPDASSFPSGGIRNTFEARGYTAWDPTSPAFVYKTTLCIPTIFVAYTGEALDNKAPLLRALHAIDDAATDVAQFFDKNVRKVHATLGWEQEYFLIDKSLAKSRPDILMTGRTLVGNAAAKDQQLDDHYFGVIASRVLSFMSDLEKQCTQLGIPVKTRHNEVAPNQFELAPVFEEANLSIDHNLLLMDVMEEIADKHGFVVLFHEKPFAGINGSGKHNNWSLATDTGVNLLSPGTTPMKNLQFLTFFVNTIKAVDTYEELLRSSIASAGNDHRLGANEAPPAILSIFVGKQLTDVLDELEGVSKGKLSPEEKTELKLNVVGKIPEILLDNTDRNRTSPFAFTGNKFEMRGVGSQMNCAKPMTVLNTIVAKQLTEFKKEVDTLIDKKNLKKDEAVFNVLREYIKTSKRIRFDGDGYSEDWQKEAEKRKLSNNKNTPEALKILTSKEVIKLFGDMGVMSAIELNAHREVELGAYVFHIQIEGRILGEMVNNYVLPTVVKYQNVLLQNVQGFKEVYGASHKKFTEHQLSILEKMAAHLAEVKKQTDEMIEARKRANGMTDIAKKAEAYCNEVKPFFESIRYHVDRLERLVADEYWPFTKYRELLFVK; from the coding sequence ATGTCAAAAATCAGATTTGATGCCCTGGCTGAAAGCCATAAGAGAACCGCCATTACGATAGAGGAAAAAGGAAAGCGTTCAGAGCTTTTTGCAAAGAACGTTTTCAATGACGAAAAGATGTTACAGTTTCTAAGTGGCGAGGCATATATTAAGGTCAAGGATGCCATTTTTTCTGGTAAAAAGATAGACCGAAAAATAGCCGATCAAGTGGCTGAAGGCATGAAGGCATGGGCCCTTTCTTTGGGTGCCACCCATTACACCCATTGGTTTCAGCCCCTGACCGGGGCAACGGCCGAGAAACACGATGCTTTTTTCGATCTTTTGCCCGATGGTCGTGCCATGGAAAAGTTTGGCGGTAGCCAATTGGTGCAGCAAGAGCCCGATGCCTCAAGTTTTCCGAGCGGGGGAATAAGAAATACTTTTGAGGCAAGGGGCTACACGGCGTGGGACCCTACTTCGCCTGCCTTTGTCTATAAGACCACCCTTTGTATACCTACCATTTTTGTGGCCTACACCGGTGAGGCACTTGATAACAAGGCCCCGCTGCTAAGAGCTTTGCATGCCATAGATGATGCGGCCACCGACGTGGCGCAGTTTTTTGATAAAAACGTGCGTAAGGTGCACGCTACGCTAGGATGGGAGCAAGAATACTTTCTCATCGATAAGTCCTTGGCCAAATCAAGGCCCGATATTTTGATGACCGGTCGTACCTTGGTGGGCAATGCAGCTGCCAAAGACCAGCAGCTAGATGACCATTACTTTGGGGTAATTGCCAGTCGTGTGCTAAGTTTTATGAGCGATCTTGAAAAGCAGTGCACACAATTGGGCATACCTGTGAAGACCCGACATAATGAAGTGGCACCCAACCAGTTTGAACTGGCACCCGTGTTTGAAGAAGCCAATCTTTCCATTGACCATAACTTACTGTTGATGGATGTCATGGAAGAGATTGCCGATAAGCATGGCTTTGTGGTGCTCTTTCATGAAAAACCCTTTGCGGGCATCAATGGCTCCGGCAAACATAATAACTGGTCATTGGCAACTGATACGGGAGTCAACTTGTTGAGCCCGGGCACCACCCCGATGAAGAACCTGCAGTTTTTGACGTTTTTTGTGAATACCATCAAAGCGGTCGATACCTATGAGGAACTATTGCGGTCTTCGATAGCTTCTGCAGGCAATGACCATCGCTTAGGGGCCAATGAGGCCCCACCGGCAATACTTTCCATCTTTGTGGGGAAACAGCTGACCGATGTGCTTGACGAATTGGAAGGTGTCTCAAAGGGAAAGCTCTCCCCTGAGGAAAAAACAGAATTGAAATTGAACGTTGTGGGCAAGATTCCTGAAATACTGCTCGACAACACCGACCGAAACCGCACTTCGCCCTTCGCCTTTACCGGAAACAAGTTTGAGATGAGGGGAGTCGGATCTCAGATGAACTGTGCCAAGCCCATGACCGTTTTGAACACCATCGTGGCGAAACAATTGACCGAATTTAAAAAAGAGGTCGATACATTGATAGACAAAAAAAACCTGAAAAAAGATGAAGCTGTTTTCAACGTGCTTCGTGAATACATCAAAACCTCGAAACGCATTCGTTTTGACGGGGACGGTTATAGTGAAGATTGGCAAAAAGAGGCTGAAAAAAGAAAGCTGAGCAATAATAAGAATACCCCAGAGGCCCTCAAAATATTAACATCCAAAGAAGTGATAAAACTTTTTGGCGACATGGGGGTCATGAGTGCGATAGAACTGAATGCCCATCGCGAAGTTGAATTGGGGGCCTATGTCTTCCATATTCAAATTGAAGGTAGAATACTGGGTGAGATGGTCAACAATTACGTACTGCCCACAGTAGTGAAATATCAGAATGTACTGTTGCAGAATGTTCAGGGCTTCAAAGAAGTCTATGGAGCTTCGCATAAAAAGTTTACGGAACACCAATTAAGTATTTTGGAAAAAATGGCAGCGCATTTGGCCGAGGTCAAAAAACAGACCGATGAAATGATCGAGGCCCGAAAACGCGCCAATGGCATGACCGATATCGCAAAAAAAGCCGAGGCATATTGCAATGAGGTCAAGCCTTTCTTTGAATCGATCCGTTACCACGTAGATAGACTCGAACGTTTGGTGGCGGATGAATATTGGCCTTTTACCAAATACCGAGAGCTACTTTTTGTGAAATAG
- a CDS encoding AIR synthase related protein has product MSSDTSKRYAQRGVSASKEDVHNAIKDIDKGLFPKAFCKIVPDYLTGSTAHCLVMHADGAGTKSSLAYMYWKETGDLGVWKGIAQDALIMNIDDLICVGATDDIMLSSTIGRNKNLIPGEVISAIIKGTEELITDLGKHGITIHSTGGETADVGDLVRTIIVDSTVTARMKRSDVIDNVNIQAGDVIVGLASFGKAIYESEYNGGMGSNGLTSARHDVFSKYLAEKYPESYDPSVPEALVYSGQMKLTDAVPDSLLDAGKLVLSPTRTYAPVVKKVLEKYSSREIHGMVHCSGGAQTKILHFIENLHVVKDNLFPIPPLFKLIQEQSGTDWKEMYQVFNCGHRLELYVDRAIAEDLIEISKGFDIDARVIGRVEESNTKKLTIQSEYGTFMY; this is encoded by the coding sequence ATGTCATCAGATACCAGTAAACGATATGCCCAGCGTGGGGTCTCTGCCTCAAAGGAAGATGTGCACAATGCTATTAAAGACATTGACAAAGGGCTGTTTCCCAAAGCGTTTTGCAAGATAGTGCCTGATTATCTGACGGGCAGCACGGCACATTGTTTGGTGATGCACGCTGATGGAGCGGGCACCAAATCATCATTGGCTTATATGTACTGGAAAGAAACAGGTGATTTGGGTGTATGGAAGGGTATTGCCCAAGATGCACTGATCATGAACATCGATGATTTGATTTGTGTGGGTGCCACCGATGACATCATGTTATCTTCGACCATTGGGCGCAACAAAAATTTGATTCCGGGAGAGGTTATCTCTGCTATTATCAAGGGTACCGAAGAGCTGATTACAGATTTAGGGAAACACGGTATCACGATTCACTCCACAGGGGGTGAAACAGCCGATGTAGGCGATCTTGTGCGTACCATTATCGTTGATTCTACAGTAACTGCACGAATGAAGCGTAGCGATGTTATCGACAATGTGAACATTCAAGCGGGCGATGTGATCGTGGGCTTGGCTTCCTTCGGAAAAGCTATCTACGAATCGGAGTATAATGGCGGTATGGGCAGCAACGGACTTACCTCGGCCCGGCACGATGTGTTCTCGAAATATTTGGCAGAAAAATATCCTGAGAGTTATGACCCTTCCGTTCCTGAGGCGTTGGTGTATTCAGGGCAGATGAAATTGACCGATGCGGTGCCAGATTCCTTGTTAGATGCTGGTAAACTAGTGCTTTCGCCCACTCGAACCTATGCGCCGGTAGTGAAGAAAGTCCTTGAAAAGTATTCGTCAAGGGAAATACACGGTATGGTACATTGTAGTGGCGGGGCACAGACAAAAATTTTGCATTTCATCGAGAATCTTCATGTTGTGAAAGACAACCTCTTTCCGATTCCCCCCTTATTCAAATTGATCCAAGAACAGTCAGGTACTGATTGGAAAGAGATGTATCAGGTCTTCAATTGTGGCCATCGATTGGAACTGTATGTCGATAGGGCAATAGCCGAAGATTTGATCGAAATCTCAAAAGGTTTTGATATCGACGCCCGTGTTATAGGTAGGGTTGAAGAATCGAACACCAAAAAATTGACCATTCAGAGCGAATACGGTACTTTTATGTATTGA
- a CDS encoding FAD:protein FMN transferase — protein MRKALILFSSFAVLMAFGQEKRFVSVKKAMKLMGTAFEITVVAPSEEIGYINIDEAVSEITRIEEMISSWNIDSETSQINKNAGVNPVKVSQELFSLIERANKISEITDGAFDITYASMDKLWRFDGSMQRPPTDQQIRESVSKVGYKRIVMDVEAQTVFLPEVGMKIGFGAIGKGYAADRAKEFLISKGVKGGLINASGDLTTWGTKATGEKWMIGIANPLSKDKVFSWLPVIESSVATSGNYEKYVVFKGQKYSHIIDPRTGYPTKGINSVTIFAKYAELCDAMATAVFVMGKDSGIHMINQIDGVEVVVIDSENKIHKSSGILFNNNQ, from the coding sequence ATGAGAAAGGCCTTGATACTGTTTTCGAGCTTTGCCGTTCTTATGGCCTTTGGCCAAGAAAAGCGGTTTGTAAGCGTTAAAAAGGCCATGAAATTGATGGGTACGGCCTTTGAGATAACGGTTGTGGCCCCGTCAGAGGAAATAGGGTATATCAATATCGATGAAGCGGTCTCTGAGATTACCCGTATCGAAGAAATGATTTCTTCTTGGAACATCGATTCAGAAACTTCCCAAATCAATAAGAATGCAGGTGTCAATCCGGTAAAAGTAAGCCAAGAACTTTTTTCACTGATAGAGCGCGCTAATAAGATTTCTGAAATTACCGATGGGGCTTTTGATATCACCTATGCCTCAATGGACAAACTTTGGAGGTTTGATGGCAGTATGCAAAGACCGCCCACCGATCAGCAGATTCGAGAATCGGTAAGCAAGGTTGGATATAAAAGAATCGTAATGGATGTTGAGGCCCAAACGGTCTTTTTGCCCGAAGTGGGCATGAAAATAGGTTTTGGGGCAATTGGCAAAGGCTATGCCGCCGATAGAGCGAAAGAATTTCTGATATCAAAAGGTGTAAAGGGGGGGCTCATAAATGCTTCTGGTGACCTTACGACCTGGGGTACCAAGGCAACAGGTGAAAAATGGATGATCGGCATTGCCAACCCATTGAGCAAAGATAAGGTCTTCAGTTGGCTTCCGGTCATTGAATCTTCGGTGGCCACTTCGGGCAATTATGAAAAATATGTGGTCTTCAAGGGCCAAAAATACTCACATATCATTGACCCTAGAACCGGGTATCCGACCAAGGGTATCAACAGTGTCACGATCTTTGCGAAATATGCAGAACTTTGCGATGCAATGGCCACAGCAGTGTTCGTAATGGGAAAGGATAGCGGTATTCACATGATCAATCAAATCGATGGGGTAGAGGTGGTGGTCATCGATTCAGAAAACAAAATCCATAAAAGCTCTGGAATTTTGTTCAACAATAATCAGTAA